CTCCGAAGCGAGCACGCGTGCCATGCCGGAGATCGCCGCCTTCGATGCCGAATACGCCGACGACCCCGGCGCGCCCAGCTGACGCATCACCGAGCCGTTCAGCACGATCGAACCACCGTCGCCCATCAGCGGCACGGCCGCCTGCACGGTGAGGAACACTGCCGTCACGTTGGTGCGCATGATCGCTTCAAACTTCTCCGCCGTCGTACTGCCGACAGGCGTCGCGCCGCTCACGCCCGCATTCGCGAACACGATATCCAGCTTGCCGAACTTGTCCGCGATGACTTTCATCACTTCATTGATGGCCGCGGGATCGTCGAGGTCCGCGCGGATGGGAAGCGCGTTCGGGCCCAGCTCGGCCGCCGCTTCGTCGAGCTTCTTCTGGTCGCGGCCCGTGATCGCCACGCGCGCGCCTTGCGCGATCAGGATGCGCGCCGCCGCGAAACCGATGCCGCCGTTGCCGCCTGTGATGAGTGCCGTCTTGTTTGCGAATGACATGAGCATTTCTCCAGAAATTAAGGTTGGGGCGGACATCCGCCCGCAGTCGCTTTATAATTGCAACTGCAATCTTAAATTAATGATAGTGACCGCAATCAATACGTGTCAAGCGGTTTTTCTCACCGTTTGTTGCGGAAGGTGGATCAAGCGATGAAAGTCAGCAAGGAAAAGGCGGCACAAAACCGCGCAGCCCTTGTCGAAACGGCCGCGCGTCTCTTCAGGACACACGGCATCGACGGCGTCGGTGTCGCCGAAATCGGCAAGGCGGCGGGGCTCACCCATGGCGCGCTCTACGCGCACTTCCCGTCGAAGGAAGCGCTCGCGGCGGAAGCGCTCGCGCACGGTCTGCAGATTGGCCACGAACGCATGACCCGAACGCGCGATGGCCATGCACCGAGCCTGAGCGAACTGCTCGACAGCTATTTGTCAGAAGAAAAACGCGACGATATCGCGAACGGCTGCGCGATGGCGGCGTCGGCGAGCGAGGTGGGCCGTCAGGACGAGATGATCAGCGCGCGCTACAGCGAAGGTTTCGAGTTGATGGCGTCTGTGTTCGAAAAGCACCTGCGCGCGCACAAGGTGAAGGGCGACCCGCGCGAGAAGGCGATTGCGATTTCGTCGACGCTGATCGGCGCGATCGCGGCGTCGCGTGCGGTATTGAAGGCGCAGCCGGAGCTCGCGAACGACATTCTGCGCGCGGTGCGGCGCGCCGTCGGCGATATTGCGGGCGAGAAAGCCTGAGCGGCGGCCGAGCCGAACGAAGAAATGCTTCAAAAGCGCGACGCAATGCGCACGCGCCGCCGTCCACGCACGTCACGCCTTGAACTCGCGAATGCGATGTCCAATAGTTAAAAGGGAATAAAGAGGACCGCGTCGTAGTTCGTCAATTCATGGCGAACACGCCATTCTTCGAGCAAGGAGTGCATCGTGCGCAAGATCATTGTTTCGCTTCAGTTGACCACCGCTCTCGTGCTGTCTGTCGGCGCCGCGCTATCGAATGCGCAAGGGCTTTCCACCTACGATGACGTGAACGCGCCCGTCAACAGTACGCGCCTGATGCCCAACGCGCCGCGCGGCAGCGAATATCCGACGCACGGCAACCAGCAAGCCGGCGAAATGAATCTGAACCCCACTGATCCGCGCGCGCAACTCGTCACTGGCACGCCGAACAATGCGCAGTCGGGCGGCTATGGGTCGCCGCTCGCGGGTGTCCATACTGCTGTTCCACCGGGCCAATAACAAGCGCGACCGTCGCACGTAGAAAAAAGCCCGCTTGCGCGGGCAACCTTCTACCCGGAGACAACAACAAAAAAGTGCATCATCCCGCGCTATCCTTTCGTCGCGCCAAACGTCAGGCCCGCGACAAAGTGCTTCTGCATCGCAAAGAACATCGCGACGGAAGGCAGCGCAGCCAGAATCGAACCGGCCGACACGAGATTCCACGCCGTCGTCCATTGCCCTTTGAGCGCCGCGACCCCAACCGTGATCGGCGCGGCGTCATCGCCTTGGGTGAGGCACAGCGCCCAGAAGTAATCGTTCCAGACGAACGTGAAAACGAGAATGGCGAGCGCAGCAAGCGCGGGGCGAATCAGCGGCAGCACGATGCGGAAGAACACCGTCCACTCACCCGCCCCTTCGATACGCGCCGCTTCGACCAGTTCATACGGCAACTGCTTGATGAAGTTACGCAGAAAGAGCGCACAAAACCCCGTCTGAAACGACACGTGAAAGAGAATCAGCGCGCCGAGCGTATTGAAGATACCGAGGCTCAGCGACAGATCGCGCACGGGAATCATCAGAATCTGGATCGGCACGAAGTTACCCGCGACGAAGGTCGCGAAGAGCGTCGTGTTGCCGCGAAACTTGTAGATGGCCAGTGCAAAACCCGCCATCGCCGCGAGCGCAATCGAACCGACCACGGCAGGCACCGTGATCAGCACGCTGTTCCAGAAGTAATGCAGCATCGGCGACGTGGTGAGCGCTTCGCGATAGTTGTCTATAAGCGCGATGTGCTTCGGCCAGCCCCAGTAATTACCTTCGCTCAGTTCTTCCGTCGAACGCACCGACGTGACGAGCACGGCGATCATCGGCAGTAGCCAGATCAGGAGCGCAATCGGCAACGTCAGTTTGTACAACTGCCGGTTGAACGGCTTCCATTTGGCAACGGGCATCGGGTACATATCGTCCGCTCCTTACTGTTCGTTGCGCAGCATGCGGCGCAGGTGATAGACGATGTACACGAGCATGATCGCGAACAACACCACGGCAATCGACGCCGAATAGCCGATGCGGTAATACTTGATCGCCTGGTCGTACATGTAATAGGCGAGCACGGTCGAGCTTTCGAATGGCCCGCCGCCCGTCATCACCGAAATCAGATCGAAGCTGCGCAGTGCGCCGATCACCGTGACGACGATCGCCATGAACGTGACAGGCCGCAGCTGGGGCAGCACCACATGCCACAGCATCGACCAGCCCTTCGCGCCTTCCATGCGCGCGGCCTCGATCTGCTCGCTGTTCAGCGATGTCAGACCCGTCAGATAAAGAATCATGCAATACGCGGTCTGCGGCCAAAGCGCGGCGAAGATGATGCCGAATGTCGCATAGTGCGCGTCGCCGAGCACGGGCACGCCGTGGCCGAGTATCACTGCAAAGAGACCAAAGGTCGGATCGTAGAACCACGAGAAAATCAATCCAACCACAACGCCCGACAACACGAACGGCGCAAAGAACAGCGACTTCACGACGCGTATGCCCGCCACCGCCTGGTTCAGATAGAGCGCGACGGCGAGCCCCATCGGCGGCGCGAGCAGGAACAGCACGAGCCAGATGACGTTGTTCTTCAGCGCGGTATAGAAAGTCGGCGCCTGAAACAGTTCGATGTAGTTCGCGAGACCGACGAAGACCTTGTCGGTCATGCCGTCCCAGTTATAGAAGCTGAGCCATATCGACGACAGGATCGGCCAGACCACATACACCGCGACCATGAAGCACGCGGGCGCGAGAAACAGCAGCGCGGCCTTGCGCTGCCGCCGCGCGGTGGGCGACGGTCCACGCTTTTTCCGCGTGGCTCTCGGCGCTGGCGACGCCTGCGGCTGCGACGGCGGCGTGCCGTTGATGTCCTGACGTGTAACGGAGTGCGACACGACGATTCTCCATGCAACGAAATTGCTGCTTCGCGCCGGACGCGCATCTCGATACGCATCCGGCGCCACTGCCTCACATCCTTACTTCTTGTAGATGCGCTTGCGCGTCTGCTCCAGCTGCGCAAGGATCGCATCGATCTTCGTCGGATCGGCGACGAACTGCTGCATGCCCTTCATCCCTTCGTCGGCCATTTCCTTCGTCATGTCGCGATCGTAGAACTGCGCAATGCCGCCCTTCGTGTTCGACAGAATCTGGAAACCGATCTTCGAAATGGGATCTTCCGGCTCAGGCGACTTGCTGTTCGCCGACAGCGAGCCAAGACCCGTCGCGAGCTTCGCACCCTGCTCCGGCGTCTCGACGAACGCGAGGAACGTATGCGCGTCAGCCTTGTTCTTGGCCTTGGCCGGAATATGCAGCGATTCGACGGGACCATCTTCCGCCGTCGGCACGTTCGAGTCGATGATCGGGAACTGGAAGTAGCTCATGTTCGGCTTCACGTTCGGCGGAAAACCGCCCGTGATGAACGTGCCCATCAGCATCATCGCGGCCTTGCCCTGGAACAGGAACGGTTGTGCCGCATCCAGATCGTACGACAGCGAGTTGTCGATGAAATCCTTGTCGTCGAGCAACTGCTTCCACGTCGTGTAGACCTTCTTCACGCGCGGATCGGTGTACGGCACTTCGCCTGCCATCAGCTTCTGGTGGAACGCATTGCCGTTGATACGCAGGTCGAGATAATCGAACCAGCCCGCCAGCGTCCACGCATCGCGGCCGCCCACTGCGAACGGCGTGATGCCCGCCGCCTTGAGCTTCTTGCACGCGTCCATCAACTGGTCCCACGTCTTCGGCTCGGACGCGATCCCAGCCTTCTGGAACAGATCCTTGCGATAGAACAGGCCCCACGAGTAGTACACGGTCGGCGCCGCATACTGCTTGCCGTTGTACGTCGACGATTCCTTCGTCGATGCATACATGCTGTCCCAGCCGTTCTTCTTCCAGTCGCCGCTCAGGTCTTCAAAGAGACCGCGCCGCGCGTAGTACGCCATGCGCTCGCCGTTGTGCCAGTTGACGACATCGGGCGCGACCGTCGACAGCCAGCCCGGCAACTGCACCTTGTACGCCTCCTCATCGACGAACGACGCCTTCACGTCGATGTCGGGATGCGCCTTCTTGAAGTCATCGATTACCGATTGCCACACCGCGCGCTGGCTTGCGCCTTTGAACGCGATATTGATCGTCATCGTGCCCGCTTCAGCCGTCGTCGCCGCGAAAGGCGAAACGGCTGTGGCGACCGCGAGAGCTGCGGCTGCAATGGCGGTGCGTGCGTTGAATTTTCTTGCTGTCATCTTCCTGTCTCCTTGTGTCCTGGTTCTAACCTGCTGGGATCACTGCTACGTTACGAAGTTATTCCGTGCTTTCCGTACCTTCCGTACGATAGGCCGCGACGCCTTGCGGCTCGACTTCATGCGCGCCGATCACGAAACGCGATGCATCGACGCCTTCGATCACGTGTCGAGCGTTCGTATAGTTGAATACATACGTGAGCTTGCCGCGCCGGCTGATACGCACGCTGTCGCCGAGCGGTGTCGGCGTGAGACCCGCTTCTGTCGCGATACGCGCAAACAGCGATTCCGTCAGGCGATCGTCGAACAGACTCGCGAAGTAATGCACTGAGCCATGCTGCACGTACGCGGGATGCCCGTCGGCGAAACGCGCGCGCACGCCGAAGCTGCGCTCGTCGGCGGCATCGATCAGGTCGCGCCAGTAGCGCGCCTGACCTTCGCGCAGACCATCGCCTGCGTCGTTCACCTGCACGGGCTCCGTCACGTTCGGCCGCATCGATTCGACGCGCCATACGCGAATGGGTAGCAGCGATGCGAGTGCGCCCGGCGGCAGGTTCGCGGGAATCTGCAAATCAGGCGTCTTCGAACCCGTGCGCGGTCCGAGCACGATCTGCGCGCCCGATGCCGCGAGCCGCACTGCGAAGTCGCCAGGCACGACGGGCAACGGCGGCACGACGATCATCGCGTAGCCGTCGAGCGGCGCATCGGCGGGAATCACATCGACGTCGAAGCCCAGCGAACGCAGCGCCGAGTAATACTCGAAAGCGAAGCGCGGGTAATGAAAGTCCGCGCCCTGCGGATGGATTTCAAAGAGCCATTT
The DNA window shown above is from Paraburkholderia sp. PGU19 and carries:
- a CDS encoding extracellular solute-binding protein codes for the protein MTARKFNARTAIAAAALAVATAVSPFAATTAEAGTMTINIAFKGASQRAVWQSVIDDFKKAHPDIDVKASFVDEEAYKVQLPGWLSTVAPDVVNWHNGERMAYYARRGLFEDLSGDWKKNGWDSMYASTKESSTYNGKQYAAPTVYYSWGLFYRKDLFQKAGIASEPKTWDQLMDACKKLKAAGITPFAVGGRDAWTLAGWFDYLDLRINGNAFHQKLMAGEVPYTDPRVKKVYTTWKQLLDDKDFIDNSLSYDLDAAQPFLFQGKAAMMLMGTFITGGFPPNVKPNMSYFQFPIIDSNVPTAEDGPVESLHIPAKAKNKADAHTFLAFVETPEQGAKLATGLGSLSANSKSPEPEDPISKIGFQILSNTKGGIAQFYDRDMTKEMADEGMKGMQQFVADPTKIDAILAQLEQTRKRIYKK
- a CDS encoding sugar ABC transporter permease, producing the protein MSHSVTRQDINGTPPSQPQASPAPRATRKKRGPSPTARRQRKAALLFLAPACFMVAVYVVWPILSSIWLSFYNWDGMTDKVFVGLANYIELFQAPTFYTALKNNVIWLVLFLLAPPMGLAVALYLNQAVAGIRVVKSLFFAPFVLSGVVVGLIFSWFYDPTFGLFAVILGHGVPVLGDAHYATFGIIFAALWPQTAYCMILYLTGLTSLNSEQIEAARMEGAKGWSMLWHVVLPQLRPVTFMAIVVTVIGALRSFDLISVMTGGGPFESSTVLAYYMYDQAIKYYRIGYSASIAVVLFAIMLVYIVYHLRRMLRNEQ
- a CDS encoding carbohydrate ABC transporter permease, with translation MYPMPVAKWKPFNRQLYKLTLPIALLIWLLPMIAVLVTSVRSTEELSEGNYWGWPKHIALIDNYREALTTSPMLHYFWNSVLITVPAVVGSIALAAMAGFALAIYKFRGNTTLFATFVAGNFVPIQILMIPVRDLSLSLGIFNTLGALILFHVSFQTGFCALFLRNFIKQLPYELVEAARIEGAGEWTVFFRIVLPLIRPALAALAILVFTFVWNDYFWALCLTQGDDAAPITVGVAALKGQWTTAWNLVSAGSILAALPSVAMFFAMQKHFVAGLTFGATKG
- a CDS encoding SDR family oxidoreductase encodes the protein MSFANKTALITGGNGGIGFAAARILIAQGARVAITGRDQKKLDEAAAELGPNALPIRADLDDPAAINEVMKVIADKFGKLDIVFANAGVSGATPVGSTTAEKFEAIMRTNVTAVFLTVQAAVPLMGDGGSIVLNGSVMRQLGAPGSSAYSASKAAISGMARVLASELVTRGIRVNTVIPGGTRTSIWTRGDREGATLDATETALSPMIPMGRFALAEEVAQAAVFLASDAASGMTAAEIVVDGGNTGAPMGAPAFRR
- a CDS encoding TetR/AcrR family transcriptional regulator, which codes for MKVSKEKAAQNRAALVETAARLFRTHGIDGVGVAEIGKAAGLTHGALYAHFPSKEALAAEALAHGLQIGHERMTRTRDGHAPSLSELLDSYLSEEKRDDIANGCAMAASASEVGRQDEMISARYSEGFELMASVFEKHLRAHKVKGDPREKAIAISSTLIGAIAASRAVLKAQPELANDILRAVRRAVGDIAGEKA